A stretch of Chitinophaga caeni DNA encodes these proteins:
- a CDS encoding ATP-binding cassette domain-containing protein, producing MQLAIQQLLPVPLKEKISQQGSGVWNNEIQFEEGKFIKIKAPSGTGKTTLIHYLYNTRYDYTGKVLVNGNPWQDYNASQVAQLRQQELSIIFQDLRLFEQLTALENIQLKNCMSGKAYCTDAEIDSMANQLQVSHVLQQSAATLSYGERQRIAIIRALTQPFSWLLMDEPFSHLDENNTRKAAQLIADACKKRNAGFILTDLDDDQHFEYQLEYQL from the coding sequence ATGCAGCTTGCCATACAGCAATTACTTCCCGTTCCATTGAAGGAAAAGATTAGCCAGCAAGGTTCGGGGGTATGGAATAATGAAATACAATTCGAAGAGGGGAAATTTATAAAAATCAAAGCGCCCTCCGGTACCGGTAAAACCACGCTCATCCATTACCTGTACAATACCCGTTATGATTATACGGGCAAGGTGCTGGTAAACGGCAATCCTTGGCAAGATTATAATGCTTCCCAAGTTGCACAGTTACGTCAACAGGAACTTAGTATCATCTTTCAAGATTTACGTTTGTTTGAGCAACTTACCGCTTTGGAAAATATTCAATTAAAAAATTGCATGAGTGGTAAAGCTTATTGTACTGACGCAGAAATCGACTCCATGGCGAATCAATTGCAAGTGAGCCATGTATTACAACAAAGCGCTGCAACCCTTTCATATGGAGAAAGACAAAGAATTGCTATCATCCGTGCATTAACACAGCCTTTTTCATGGTTGCTGATGGACGAACCATTCAGTCACCTGGACGAAAACAATACCCGTAAGGCCGCCCAGCTCATTGCCGATGCTTGCAAAAAAAGGAATGCAGGGTTTATTTTAACCGATTTAGATGATGATCAACATTTTGAATACCAACTTGAATACCAACTTTAA